In Deinococcus proteolyticus MRP, a single genomic region encodes these proteins:
- a CDS encoding isoprenylcysteine carboxyl methyltransferase family protein, protein MRLPSARRAAPYLLGFLTVQRLLELRLARRNEAWARAQGAREYGREHYPAFFVLHPTWMLSALLEGRRSRGRVSLPALLLFVLAQPLRYWVIRTLGRYWNTRILIVPGGERVRRGPFRYLRHPNYAVVALEIAAAPLAVGAWRTALAYSVLNAALLLLVRIPAEEAALRAYGQQGEHATLTG, encoded by the coding sequence ATGCGCCTGCCTTCTGCCCGCCGCGCCGCCCCCTATCTGCTTGGTTTCCTGACCGTGCAGCGCCTGCTGGAACTGCGTCTCGCCCGCCGCAACGAAGCCTGGGCGCGGGCGCAGGGAGCGCGGGAATACGGGCGGGAACACTACCCCGCCTTTTTCGTGCTGCACCCCACCTGGATGCTCTCGGCGTTGCTGGAAGGCCGCCGCAGCCGGGGCCGGGTCAGCCTGCCCGCGCTGCTGCTGTTCGTGCTGGCACAGCCACTACGCTACTGGGTGATTCGCACGCTGGGCCGTTACTGGAACACGCGCATCCTGATTGTGCCGGGCGGCGAACGGGTACGGCGCGGGCCGTTTCGGTATCTACGGCACCCCAATTACGCCGTGGTGGCGCTGGAAATCGCCGCCGCCCCGCTCGCCGTGGGAGCCTGGCGCACCGCGCTGGCCTACAGCGTGCTGAACGCTGCGCTGCTGCTGCTGGTCCGCATTCCGGCCGAGGAAGCCGCGCTGCGTGCCTACGGCCAGCAGGGCGAACACGCTACACTGACCGGCTGA
- a CDS encoding MFS transporter has product MSTSATARISQQTAAVAVAVTAGHFINDAYGAMLTPLLPELQSRFAVSTAAATFLVSAHSLTGSVLQPLLGVIGERVDRRVTAALGPLLTAVGLCFMGFVPWFGALVLLVAVAGLGSGFFHPSGAAYIATNSPRDRRGLWASIFSAGGTGGAALGPVFAAQGLDTLPYFAAFGLLTAALTYAVTPPSFPQAKKAMRLADYLAIFRGPIVPLWGMAVLRSLASMGYNTMLPFILLGRGFTMREVGLALGLYAVASALGGIVGGRISDRIGRTPVLRAAIGTTIPFFVVLILSDPGDLWFYPLTFLMGAFVNASVPVGVVTAQEYQPGHVAVASSIMMGFSWGFAGLLMFLVGALADLTTPTAAAIAAVLLLLPSVWLAFRLPEPERTELV; this is encoded by the coding sequence ATGTCCACTTCCGCCACTGCCCGCATTTCCCAGCAGACTGCCGCTGTCGCCGTGGCAGTCACGGCCGGGCACTTTATCAACGATGCCTACGGCGCCATGCTGACTCCGCTGCTGCCGGAGCTGCAAAGCCGCTTTGCGGTGAGCACGGCCGCTGCCACCTTTCTGGTCAGTGCCCACAGCCTGACCGGCAGTGTCCTGCAGCCGCTGCTGGGCGTGATAGGCGAGCGGGTCGACCGGCGCGTCACGGCGGCGTTGGGGCCGCTGCTGACCGCTGTGGGCCTGTGCTTCATGGGGTTCGTGCCCTGGTTTGGCGCCCTGGTGCTGCTGGTGGCGGTGGCCGGGCTGGGCAGCGGGTTCTTTCATCCCAGCGGGGCCGCCTACATCGCCACCAATTCGCCGCGTGACCGGCGGGGTCTGTGGGCTTCCATCTTTAGCGCAGGTGGCACGGGTGGGGCGGCGCTGGGGCCAGTCTTTGCGGCGCAGGGGCTGGATACCCTGCCGTATTTCGCCGCCTTCGGTCTGCTGACAGCGGCTCTGACCTACGCCGTGACGCCGCCCTCCTTTCCCCAGGCCAAAAAGGCCATGCGGCTGGCCGACTACCTCGCCATTTTCCGGGGACCCATTGTGCCGCTGTGGGGCATGGCGGTGCTGCGCTCACTGGCCTCGATGGGCTACAACACCATGCTGCCGTTTATCCTGCTGGGCCGGGGGTTCACCATGCGTGAGGTGGGCCTGGCACTGGGGCTGTATGCAGTGGCGAGCGCTCTAGGCGGCATCGTGGGTGGGCGCATCAGCGACCGCATCGGGCGCACGCCGGTGCTGCGGGCCGCCATCGGAACGACCATTCCCTTTTTCGTCGTGCTGATTCTGAGCGACCCCGGCGACCTGTGGTTTTATCCACTCACCTTCCTGATGGGCGCTTTCGTGAATGCCAGCGTGCCGGTGGGCGTGGTGACAGCGCAGGAGTATCAGCCGGGGCACGTCGCCGTGGCCAGCTCCATCATGATGGGCTTTTCCTGGGGCTTTGCCGGCCTGCTGATGTTCCTGGTGGGCGCCCTGGCCGACCTGACCACGCCCACAGCGGCGGCCATCGCGGCCGTGCTGCTGCTGCTGCCCAGCGTGTGGCTGGCCTTCCGCCTGCCGGAACCTGAGCGGACCGAGCTGGTGTAA
- the brnQ gene encoding branched-chain amino acid transport system II carrier protein produces the protein MFRTSLTVGFMLFAIFFGAGNLIFPPQLGAESGAAYAPAMLGFLLTGVGLPLLGIVVGALAPGGYADALRRIHPAFSLVFLTAIYLAIGPLFAIPRTGATAYQMALVPFLGSAGGLSLLLWTLGYFGLALWLSLNPSRMVDRIGEWLTPALLLSLLALIVRAFMLLSGQAPAAPAAAYAGGQAFFAGFTAGYQTLDALAAVAFSVVVLGAIQSKGVASGPALLRQTATAGVIAAFFLGLVYLALGWTGAHMLPSSDTLAALQASGTYLGTYLLTTIANDAFGPFGRTLLGVIVTLACLTTTVGLLVAVGEYLVATFPRLKYRPTVIGLTLFSLLIANQGLNAIISVSVPALVILYPITICVILLMLLARFVPTPRLGWQLAVAAVTGISLLSSAHSNGWLALPWVEALPLRAQSLEWLPFMLGGLALGWGLGGRGERISLAAAAAEHSHGVAGRTTGGPA, from the coding sequence ATGTTCAGAACTTCCCTCACTGTCGGATTTATGCTGTTCGCCATCTTCTTCGGCGCCGGCAACCTGATTTTCCCGCCGCAGCTGGGCGCCGAGAGCGGCGCAGCCTACGCTCCGGCCATGCTCGGTTTTCTGCTGACCGGCGTGGGCTTGCCGCTGCTGGGGATCGTGGTCGGGGCGCTGGCTCCCGGCGGGTACGCCGACGCGCTGCGCCGCATCCATCCCGCCTTCAGCCTGGTGTTCCTGACCGCCATCTACCTGGCCATCGGCCCACTGTTCGCCATTCCCCGCACCGGGGCTACCGCCTACCAGATGGCGCTGGTGCCCTTCCTGGGAAGCGCCGGCGGCCTGTCGCTGCTGCTGTGGACTCTGGGCTACTTCGGGCTGGCGCTGTGGCTCAGCCTCAACCCCTCGCGGATGGTGGACCGCATCGGTGAGTGGCTCACGCCGGCGCTGCTGCTGTCGCTGCTGGCGCTTATCGTGCGGGCTTTTATGCTGCTCAGCGGCCAAGCTCCCGCCGCCCCGGCAGCCGCTTACGCCGGCGGTCAGGCTTTTTTCGCAGGCTTTACCGCCGGCTACCAGACGCTGGACGCGCTGGCCGCCGTGGCCTTTTCGGTGGTGGTGCTGGGGGCCATCCAGAGCAAGGGCGTAGCCTCCGGCCCGGCGCTGCTGCGGCAAACAGCCACCGCCGGCGTCATCGCAGCTTTCTTCCTGGGGCTGGTCTATCTGGCGCTGGGCTGGACCGGCGCCCATATGCTGCCGAGCAGCGACACCCTGGCCGCGCTGCAAGCCAGCGGCACCTACCTGGGCACCTACCTGCTGACCACCATCGCCAACGACGCTTTCGGTCCTTTCGGGCGCACCCTGCTGGGCGTCATCGTGACGCTGGCCTGTCTGACCACCACCGTAGGCCTGCTGGTGGCGGTGGGCGAGTACTTGGTCGCCACCTTCCCCAGACTGAAGTACCGCCCCACCGTGATTGGGCTGACCCTGTTCAGCCTGCTGATTGCCAATCAGGGCCTCAACGCCATCATCAGCGTCAGCGTACCGGCGCTGGTCATCCTGTACCCCATCACCATCTGCGTGATTTTGCTAATGCTGCTGGCCCGCTTCGTGCCCACCCCGCGCCTGGGCTGGCAGCTGGCAGTGGCCGCCGTGACGGGGATCAGCCTGCTGTCGTCGGCCCACAGCAACGGCTGGCTGGCCTTGCCCTGGGTAGAGGCGCTGCCTCTGCGGGCGCAGTCGCTGGAATGGCTGCCGTTTATGCTGGGCGGTCTGGCCCTGGGCTGGGGGCTGGGCGGACGCGGCGAGCGAATCAGTCTGGCAGCGGCTGCGGCTGAACACAGCCACGGCGTCGCTGGCCGCACCACCGGCGGCCCAGCCTGA
- the pgi gene encoding glucose-6-phosphate isomerase produces the protein MQPTHTLTETAAWQKLEALAAAPQPTLRELFAADPQRGRNFAAEGAGWYLDYSKQRIDGDILSALLDLARECGVEQRRDAMLRGEKINITENRAVLHTALRAPRETDIRVDGQNVVPQVHAVLDRMADFARKVRSGEWRGFTGERIRAVVNIGIGGSDLGPVMAYEALEHYSDRELTLRFVSNVDGTDFAEKVRDLNPAETLFIVSSKTFTTLETMTNARTARRWLLDTLGDEAAVARHFVAVSTNAQEVQKFGIDTANMFEFWDWVGGRYSLDSAIGLSLTIAVGPEQFRDFLDGMHDMDRHFAGAPLEENLPVLMALTGIWNQNFLGACSLAVLPYSQYLRSFAAYLQQLDMESNGKHVTLSGAEVGYDTGPIVWGQAGTNGQHAFYQLIHQGTRLIPCDFIGFARSLNPLPAGEEGQTHQDLLMANVFAQSEALAFGKTPEQVRADGVPEALVPHKTFAGNRPSSTLLARDLTPRSLGALIALYEHKVFVQGAVWNINSFDQWGVELGKVLAQRIAPELGSQQELRHDSSTNALIAWYRRER, from the coding sequence ATGCAACCCACCCACACGCTCACCGAAACCGCCGCCTGGCAGAAGTTGGAAGCGCTGGCCGCCGCGCCGCAGCCCACCTTGCGTGAGCTGTTCGCCGCCGACCCGCAGCGCGGCCGGAACTTCGCCGCAGAAGGGGCCGGCTGGTACCTGGACTACTCCAAGCAGCGCATAGACGGGGACATCCTGAGCGCCCTGCTGGACCTGGCCCGCGAGTGCGGGGTAGAGCAGCGCCGGGACGCCATGCTGCGCGGCGAGAAAATCAATATCACCGAGAACCGCGCCGTGCTGCACACCGCCCTGCGCGCGCCCCGTGAGACCGATATCCGCGTGGACGGGCAGAACGTGGTGCCGCAGGTTCACGCGGTGCTGGACCGCATGGCCGACTTTGCCCGGAAGGTGCGCTCCGGCGAGTGGCGCGGCTTTACCGGTGAGCGCATCCGCGCCGTGGTGAACATCGGAATTGGGGGCAGTGACCTGGGACCGGTGATGGCGTATGAAGCGCTGGAACACTACAGCGACCGGGAGCTGACCCTGCGCTTCGTGTCCAACGTGGACGGCACCGACTTTGCCGAAAAGGTGCGGGACCTCAACCCCGCAGAGACGCTGTTCATCGTCTCCAGCAAGACCTTTACCACCCTGGAAACCATGACCAATGCCCGCACCGCCCGCCGCTGGCTGCTGGATACCCTGGGAGACGAGGCCGCCGTGGCACGGCACTTCGTGGCTGTGAGCACCAACGCGCAGGAGGTGCAGAAGTTCGGCATTGACACCGCCAACATGTTCGAGTTCTGGGACTGGGTGGGCGGCCGCTACAGCCTGGACAGCGCCATCGGCCTGAGCCTAACTATCGCGGTGGGCCCAGAGCAGTTCCGCGACTTTCTGGACGGCATGCACGACATGGACCGGCACTTTGCCGGGGCGCCGCTGGAAGAAAACCTGCCGGTGCTGATGGCCCTGACCGGCATCTGGAACCAGAATTTCCTGGGGGCCTGCTCGCTGGCGGTGCTGCCCTACTCGCAGTACCTGCGCTCTTTTGCGGCCTACCTGCAGCAGCTGGACATGGAAAGCAACGGCAAGCACGTGACCCTGAGCGGCGCGGAGGTCGGCTACGACACCGGTCCCATCGTGTGGGGACAGGCCGGCACCAACGGCCAGCACGCCTTTTATCAGCTGATTCACCAGGGCACCCGGCTGATTCCATGTGACTTTATCGGGTTCGCCCGCAGCCTCAACCCGCTGCCTGCCGGCGAAGAAGGCCAGACCCACCAGGACCTGCTGATGGCCAACGTCTTTGCCCAGAGCGAGGCGCTGGCGTTCGGCAAGACCCCCGAACAGGTGCGGGCGGACGGCGTCCCTGAAGCGCTGGTGCCGCACAAGACCTTCGCAGGCAACCGCCCCTCCTCCACCCTGCTGGCCCGCGACCTGACCCCGCGCAGCCTGGGCGCACTGATTGCCCTGTACGAGCACAAGGTCTTTGTGCAGGGGGCGGTGTGGAACATCAATTCCTTCGACCAGTGGGGCGTGGAGCTGGGCAAGGTGCTGGCGCAGCGGATTGCCCCGGAACTGGGCAGCCAGCAGGAGTTGCGCCATGACTCGTCCACCAACGCGCTGATTGCCTGGTACCGCCGCGAGCGCTGA